One window of Nostoc sp. C052 genomic DNA carries:
- a CDS encoding type II toxin-antitoxin system HicA family toxin, with protein MSQQDKLLEKILSGTSDTDIPFAQLWQLLYTLGFEERIRGDHRIFIKADVEEILNLQHKKGKAKSYQIKQVRAVIIKYKLGTKNDVSV; from the coding sequence GTGAGTCAGCAAGACAAACTCTTAGAAAAAATTCTCTCTGGGACTTCTGATACAGACATCCCTTTTGCCCAACTGTGGCAACTTTTATATACATTAGGCTTTGAGGAACGGATTCGTGGCGATCATCGTATTTTTATCAAAGCCGATGTTGAGGAAATATTGAACCTGCAACACAAAAAAGGAAAAGCTAAAAGCTATCAAATTAAACAAGTCCGAGCAGTGATTATTAAGTATAAGCTAGGAACTAAAAATGATGTTTCGGTATGA
- a CDS encoding type II toxin-antitoxin system HicB family antitoxin — translation MMFRYEIILYWSELDQAFIAEVPELSGCAADGDSYQEALHNVELVVQEWIETAKDLGRPVPEPRPRLMYI, via the coding sequence ATGATGTTTCGGTATGAAATTATTCTCTATTGGAGTGAATTAGATCAAGCTTTTATTGCTGAAGTCCCAGAATTATCAGGCTGTGCTGCTGATGGCGATTCTTATCAAGAAGCCCTGCATAATGTAGAATTAGTTGTGCAGGAATGGATAGAAACGGCTAAAGATTTAGGGCGTCCGGTTCCTGAACCTAGACCGCGTTTGATGTATATTTGA
- a CDS encoding L-histidine N(alpha)-methyltransferase codes for MAQNFHSNSQLPSDISTTISRTAKPSSEFYSLFSEAEVLGIIDALEVRREIPLKYSYKGRGAKIWDDFYLKYVIPKWYGRANVEIDLLKSNFKYLNSNIKTGERVNIVDVGAGNSYPVKKFIRRLNKLGKVNKYIALDISDELLQVSRNNFKKWFPLVKFISSTIDIENSSIPKTLFQNQTSLEIDDTAKIFLHLGVTIGNHQNRDEVFKNFRDSMGKNDFLVFTNETGSNSTWDGIFRGGCKYHVEEIYGWVKNKIGIKSEDCELVRKYDLKTDSIVANLKLRHNHTINFSRIGIDKKIEISEGEEITIWRHHKYEIPKLLQELERSGLQLIHYSTDKYKSHIMVICKIASD; via the coding sequence ATGGCTCAAAATTTTCATAGCAATTCCCAACTTCCTTCAGATATCTCAACTACTATCAGTCGCACAGCCAAGCCAAGTTCTGAGTTCTACTCTCTTTTTTCTGAAGCAGAAGTTTTAGGAATAATTGATGCTTTAGAAGTTAGGCGAGAAATACCTCTAAAGTATTCTTATAAAGGTAGAGGTGCAAAAATTTGGGACGATTTTTATCTAAAATATGTTATTCCTAAATGGTATGGAAGAGCAAATGTAGAAATTGATCTTTTAAAGAGTAATTTTAAATATCTGAATAGCAATATCAAAACTGGCGAGAGAGTCAACATTGTAGATGTTGGTGCCGGAAATTCCTATCCTGTTAAAAAATTTATCCGCAGACTCAATAAATTAGGGAAGGTTAATAAATATATTGCCTTAGATATTAGTGATGAACTACTTCAGGTATCCAGAAATAATTTTAAAAAATGGTTTCCACTAGTCAAATTTATTAGTTCCACAATTGACATAGAAAATAGTTCTATACCTAAAACTTTGTTTCAAAATCAAACTAGTCTTGAAATTGACGACACAGCAAAAATATTTTTACACTTAGGAGTTACCATTGGAAATCATCAAAATAGAGATGAGGTATTCAAAAATTTTAGAGATAGTATGGGAAAAAATGATTTTCTAGTGTTCACTAACGAAACTGGTTCTAACTCTACATGGGATGGAATATTTAGAGGCGGCTGCAAGTATCATGTAGAAGAAATATATGGATGGGTTAAAAATAAGATTGGGATTAAATCTGAAGATTGTGAATTAGTGAGAAAGTACGATCTAAAAACAGATAGTATAGTTGCTAATCTCAAACTCCGTCATAATCACACTATCAATTTTAGCCGGATAGGGATAGATAAAAAAATTGAAATCTCTGAAGGTGAAGAGATTACTATCTGGCGACACCACAAGTATGAAATACCTAAACTTTTGCAAGAACTAGAACGTTCTGGACTACAACTTATTCACTATAGTACCGACAAATACAAATCACATATCATGGTGATTTGTAAGATTGCCAGTGACTAA
- a CDS encoding ABC transporter ATP-binding protein produces MVQQPELQETSLIQPTQRVLKSLSTYRWTSLGALVSLLLLTIANAVTPQLFRWGIDEGISQKNLQIVLYSAAWMVVAAIARGVFNFGQSYLAEAVSQGVAYDLRNKIFSKIQNLSFSFHDQAQTSQLLTRVTSDIEQIRTFVGTSLIQVVGSIVTLVSISVLLLVMNWQLAVITLTVVPMAGWLMARFISQNNKLFRQVQEQLSNLNAVLQENLLGIRVVKAFVRESTERSRYTTLNDGLVKANMKTISAIRNTFPLIFLLSNAVTLAVFGYGGAQVIGGRFSIGELVAFNSYLALILQPILLIGFAAPAIAQAAASAERVYEVVDAEVEIRDRPGAVPFDTCGGRITFENVSFRYPGATTETLKEVSFETKPNELIAVLGMTGSGKSTIMNLIPRFYDVTKGAVRIDGRDVTSFTLKSLRSRIGIVFQETTLFSGTIRENIAYAKPNATLEEVIEVAKTAQMHDFISGLPDGYETIVGERGVGLSGGQKQRIAIARTLLTDYSILILDDSTSAVDARTAAQIQAELDHLMHQKACTTFVVAQRISTVQNADRIFLMDKGRLVAQGTHEELMQTSPLYGVILESQVKPKEKK; encoded by the coding sequence TTGGTTCAGCAACCAGAACTCCAGGAAACTTCGTTGATACAGCCAACCCAGCGCGTGCTGAAAAGTTTAAGTACTTACCGATGGACTTCACTGGGAGCATTGGTCAGTCTGTTGCTGTTGACGATCGCTAACGCTGTCACCCCACAACTATTTCGCTGGGGAATTGATGAGGGGATATCGCAAAAAAACCTCCAAATTGTGCTATACAGCGCCGCTTGGATGGTAGTAGCCGCGATCGCTCGTGGTGTATTTAATTTTGGACAAAGCTATCTAGCAGAAGCAGTATCTCAGGGTGTTGCTTATGACCTGCGAAACAAAATTTTCAGCAAAATTCAAAATCTCAGTTTCAGTTTTCATGACCAGGCGCAGACTTCCCAACTCCTAACCCGTGTCACCAGCGATATTGAGCAGATTCGTACCTTTGTTGGCACTAGCTTAATTCAGGTTGTCGGTTCAATTGTGACATTGGTAAGTATTTCGGTACTGTTACTGGTGATGAATTGGCAATTAGCCGTGATTACCCTGACAGTAGTACCTATGGCCGGTTGGTTGATGGCACGATTCATCAGCCAAAATAACAAACTTTTTCGGCAAGTACAAGAGCAACTGAGCAATCTGAATGCTGTATTACAAGAGAACTTGCTAGGCATCCGGGTAGTGAAAGCCTTTGTGCGGGAGTCAACCGAAAGGTCGCGTTACACAACCCTGAATGATGGCCTAGTCAAGGCGAACATGAAGACCATTAGCGCCATCCGTAATACCTTCCCATTAATATTTTTGCTGAGTAATGCAGTCACACTGGCAGTTTTCGGCTACGGGGGAGCGCAGGTAATTGGGGGTAGATTTTCCATTGGCGAACTAGTGGCCTTTAACTCCTACCTAGCATTGATTCTCCAACCGATTTTGTTGATTGGATTTGCCGCACCTGCGATCGCTCAAGCCGCTGCTTCCGCCGAACGAGTCTACGAAGTGGTAGATGCAGAAGTAGAAATTCGCGATCGCCCCGGTGCTGTCCCCTTTGACACCTGCGGTGGTAGAATTACCTTTGAAAATGTTTCCTTTCGCTATCCAGGAGCGACAACCGAAACTCTCAAAGAAGTATCTTTTGAAACCAAGCCTAATGAGCTAATCGCCGTTCTTGGCATGACTGGTTCGGGAAAAAGCACAATTATGAACTTGATTCCCCGCTTTTACGATGTCACAAAGGGAGCAGTTCGCATTGACGGACGAGATGTCACAAGTTTCACACTCAAAAGCCTCAGATCGCGTATTGGGATTGTATTTCAAGAAACTACTCTCTTCTCTGGCACAATCCGCGAAAATATTGCCTACGCCAAACCCAACGCAACCTTAGAAGAGGTAATTGAAGTTGCAAAAACCGCCCAAATGCACGACTTTATTAGCGGTCTACCCGATGGCTACGAGACGATTGTCGGTGAACGAGGTGTAGGTTTATCTGGTGGACAAAAACAACGAATTGCGATTGCTCGTACCTTGTTAACCGATTACAGCATTCTGATTTTGGACGATAGCACCTCGGCTGTGGATGCCAGAACTGCTGCCCAAATTCAAGCTGAACTAGATCACTTAATGCACCAAAAAGCTTGTACAACCTTTGTAGTAGCTCAACGCATTAGCACCGTCCAGAATGCCG